The following nucleotide sequence is from Acetivibrio cellulolyticus CD2.
TACATTTTTGATTTATTTACTGTTTTGTAACCATTTCAAAACAGCTTTAGTGATATAATTTAATAAAAGAAAATATAGGGGAGTGGTATTCATGGAGTTAACTGAGATCAGGCGATTAATGCAAAAGGTTAAAGAGAATATCAGTCAGGTAATAGTGGGCAAAGATGATATCATCGATTTATTGCAGGTTTCACTAATTTCTTCCGGGCATGTTCTGCTAGAAGATGTTCCGGGTACAGGTAAAACACTACTCGCTAAAGCAATGGCCAAATCACTGGACACTTCATTCAAAAGAATTCAATTCACACCAGACCTACTTCCAACAGACTTAAGCGGTATAAATTTTTACAACCAGAAAGAAAGCATTTTCCAATTCCGACCCGGCCCGATTTTTACGAACATTCTACTTGCAGATGAGATTAACCGTGCTACCCCAAGAACTCAATCGAGTCTTCTTGAGTGTATGGAAGAAAGACAAGTCTCTATAGATGGCGAGACCAGAATGCTAAAGCAACCGTTTATGGTTGTAGCTACTCAAAACCCGATCGACACACAGGGAACGTTTCCGCTTCCGGAAGCACAACTTGACCGTTTTCTTATAAAAATTAAAATGGGATATCCTTTAACTGATGAGGGC
It contains:
- a CDS encoding AAA family ATPase encodes the protein MELTEIRRLMQKVKENISQVIVGKDDIIDLLQVSLISSGHVLLEDVPGTGKTLLAKAMAKSLDTSFKRIQFTPDLLPTDLSGINFYNQKESIFQFRPGPIFTNILLADEINRATPRTQSSLLECMEERQVSIDGETRMLKQPFMVVATQNPIDTQGTFPLPEAQLDRFLIKIKMGYPLTDEGVEILKRFKEENPLDRIRPIASTKDIIDAQNSYSKVHVSDDVLKYIVNIVEKTRNHKEVIIGVSPRGSQALLKAVQVHAILKDRSYVTPDDIKALAKPVLCHRLVLKGTMLSKENAEKIIDQILCEVAVPTEENL